The following proteins come from a genomic window of Bradysia coprophila strain Holo2 unplaced genomic scaffold, BU_Bcop_v1 contig_138, whole genome shotgun sequence:
- the LOC119073600 gene encoding odorant receptor 94b-like: MLVDIKEFKFINSVEMELYQRRQLLFTRILNFQLLMAGLSVFFSCVSPYFLSEPSLPYPGWYPIDWRNDTTSYFVVFIYQFIGIIFVSHSIILMEAYAMYLMIVAGSHLDILANRLETLGHKMTAIDIFEIKRSFRIDCIQTYTKIARFQNLIERIFSIPIFIQFLISGAILCVTVFQIVTMDPGKDIANLIFYLCYCATICMEIFLPCYFGTELMLKNNNLTTAAYSSNWTEFPIYLQKLLVVFMEFTKKPRILLSGKLFSLSLNSFLVVLNRTYSLFAVLKNLFK, from the exons ATGCTGGTTGATAtcaaagaatttaaatttataaactCCGTGGAAATGGAATTGTACCAAAGAAgacaattattatttaccAGAATTCTGAACTTTCAGTTATTGATGGCTGGATTGTCCGTATTCTTCTCTTGTGTATCGCCTTACTTTTTATCGGAGCCATCACTAcc ATATCCCGGTTGGTATCCGATTGATTGGCGAAACGATACAACTTCTTATTTTGTGGTTTTCATTTACCAATTCattggaataatttttgtgtcgcATTCAATTATATTAATGGAAGCATACGCTATGTACTTGATGATCGTAGCTGGTTCCCATTTGGATATTCTGGCAAATAGATTAGAGACGCTAGGACACAAGATGACCGCTAtcgatatttttgaaattaaacgGTCATTTCGGATTGATTGCATACAAACGTATACGAAGATTGCAAG atttcaaaatttaatcgaGAGGATCTTTTCCATTCCCATTTTTATTCAGTTTCTCATCAGTGGTGCAATTTTGTGTGTCACGGTATTCCAAATTGTTACG ATGGATCCTGGAAAGGATattgcaaatttaattttctatttatgcTACTGTGCCACTATTTgcatggaaatatttttgccgTGCTATTTTGGTACGGAACTAATGCTGAAAAACAATAATCTAACAACAGCTGCCTATTCATCGAATTGGACCGAATTTCCCATTTATCTACAGAAATTGCTCGTTGTATTTATGgaatttacaaagaaacctAGAATTCTGCtcagtggaaaattgtttagCTTGTCTTTAAACAGTTTTTTGGTG GTGTTGAATCGAACGTACAGTTTGTTTGCTgttctaaaaaatctttttaaataa
- the LOC119073551 gene encoding BTB/POZ domain-containing protein 6-A-like: protein MLKFCLFAHHTFNVQRHYLNEETADVFFLCGNNEMEERIPAHKILLAASTDVFDTMFYGPLREGDEIKIDDATPDGFRQFLRYFYFNGMELSLEFIDEVMYLAKKYLVDSYFAECSQFLSLQTEAKGILIAYKQSIRFGLSKLKTEMENSIEDYSNRIFHSEYFAAIDRDFLKQIIEIPRFRIANSELIFDACIWWAQAACKRANTDILVMQNLRDQLGDCFQRIEFSAMKRNKIAECVEKFGDLFTAQELQQFVFMVLAKSPSNTKASYGSHAEYEISKQTDLMVELTKGSQEKLQFIPKKRSLLNAFSLSQCTKFSDEDVYLASVFKISTDKNQKLLLLTDFFPFGDNSDFREGIILEADSIYSIEILFLGKASFFGREIEHSEVIEILPETNTKLIASLDLYMD from the coding sequence AtgttgaaattttgcttatttgcGCACCATACGTTTAATGTACAACGTCATTATCTGAATGAAGAGACGGCGGACGTTTTTTTCCTTTGTGGAAATAATGAAATGGAAGAACGCATTCCAGCTCACAAAATCCTTCTGGCCGCATCGACCGATGTGTTTGATACGATGTTCTACGGTCCGCTTCGCGAGGGTGACGAGATTAAAATAGACGATGCTACGCCGGACGGTTTCCGTCAATTTTTGCGCTATTTCTACTTTAACGGTATGGAACTAAGCTTGGAATTCATCGATGAAGTTATGTATTTGGCAAAAAAGTATCTGGTCGATTCGTATTTTGCTGAATGCTCCCAATTTTTATCGCTACAAACGGAAGCAAAAGGAATACTCATCGCGTACAAACAATCGATTCGGTTTGGCCTATCTAAATTGAAGacagaaatggaaaattctaTCGAAGACTACTCAAATCGCATTTTTCATTCGGAATATTTTGCTGCCATCGATCGCGATTTTCTGaaacaaataattgaaatacCACGTTTCCGCATTGCGAATTCAGAACTCATTTTTGACGCTTGCATATGGTGGGCACAAGCCGCTTGCAAACGGGCAAACACCGATATATTGGTTATGCAAAACCTTCGCGATCAATTGGGCGATTGTTTTCAGCGGATCGAATTCAGTGCAATGAAGCGCAACAAAATCGCAGAATGTGTTGAAAAATTTGGTGATTTATTCACTGCGCAAGAGCTGCAACAATTTGTATTCATGGTTTTAGCGAAGAGCCCGAGTAATACAAAGGCGAGCTACGGTAGCCATGCCGAATATGAAATTTCTAAACAAACTGATCTCATGGTAGAACTAACAAAGGGATCACAGGAGAAGCTGcaatttattccaaaaaaacgatCGCTACTGAACGCTTTTTCATTAAGTCAATGTACAAAATTTAGTGACGAGGATGTATATCTGGCAAgcgttttcaaaatttccacagataaaaaccaaaaacttcTTCTTCTAACGGACTTTTTCCCATTTGGAGACAATTCTGATTTTCGAGAAGGAATCATTTTGGAAGCAGACTCCATTTACTCTATTGAAATCCTGTTTTTGGGTAAAGCGAGTTTTTTTGGTCGGGAAATAGAACATTCAGaagtaattgaaattttgcctGAGACAAACACTAAACTCATTGCTTCATTGGATTTGTATATGGATTaa